A single region of the Anoplolepis gracilipes chromosome 1, ASM4749672v1, whole genome shotgun sequence genome encodes:
- the LOC140666938 gene encoding macrophage mannose receptor 1-like isoform X1, whose amino-acid sequence MLTIVFFLFYFIVPSQIIAQFLNLSSNDFTTHIFVDDNVEYIFCGYRVTWDEARVICLSYKAELATVDTDRKVQTAIHAIVDNNLPIYDNLWIGGREESPGVWFWISNGNKMILKSAPYRNVSLWYPNSSNEDLQQCLSIDRLHHDVSILVPLRCNQRRSFICQRDRDQSNGKSTKMVGSIRTDEEEFILYSTRLTWPEAVVHCQKEGLHIAEVKTMSQAQSLAFLMIRTRPESIENAWIGGYATANMWKWLSSGSNISNNDLWRNYNRELHGCLLLDRHMCEIPVYLEAKCDRKRDVLCQRPSRERIDKKPIPVYVEECFYWIGFHPLTWIQAQLSCKELNASLVILNSSRILNHMMSLMEDNKKDLRHIWTDGRRKLSTFNDTTLWRWTWESTGELISEIDASFVPWCLANQCHNNDANCLNLDHADYTPIIYGLNCNQSQMYICQPRSAACLPRRSNLNTSYAVPSNNDLPQTFSFSKTTASYYDKANNQKSVHTTLFISTNHSS is encoded by the exons ATGTTAACGATCGTTTTTTTCCTGTTCTATTTCATAGTGCCAAGTCAGATTATCGCGCAATTTTTGA ATTTATCATCGAATGACTTCACCACGCATATTTTTGTGGATGACAATGTAGAATATATCTTTTGCGGATATCGTGTAACTTGGGACGAGGCTCGAGTAATTTGTTTGAGTTATAAAGCCGAGCTTGCGACAGTGGATACTGATCGAAAGGTGCAAACTGCAATTCACGCGATTGTCGATAATAATTTGC CGATTTACGATAATCTATGGATTGGAGGACGGGAAGAGTCACCCGGTGTCTGGTTCTGGATCTCAAATGGAAATAAGATGATTCTGAAAAGCGCACCATATCGAAATGTCAGTTTATGGTACCCGAATTCTTCTAATGAAGATTTACAACAGTGCCTGAGCATAGATAGATTGCATCACGATGTATCAATTTTGGTTCCATTGCGGTGCAATCAAAGAAGATCCTTTATCTGTCAAAGAg atagagaTCAATCCAACGGTAAAAGCACCAAAATGGTGGGTTCCATTCGTACGGATGAGGaagaattcattttatattcaacAAGACTCACTTGGCCGGAAGCTGTTGTTCACTGTCAAAAAGAGGGTTTGCATATTGCTGAAGTCAAAACAATGTCACAAGCTCAATCATTGGCATTCCTCATGATACGAACTCGACCTG AATCGATTGAGAATGCATGGATTGGCGGATATGCGACCGCAAATATGTGGAAGTGGTTATCGTCTGGCagtaatatttcgaataatgattTATGGAGAAACTACAATAGGGAATTGCATGGTTGTCTTTTGCTGGATAGACACATGTGTGAAATACCGGTTTATTTGGAGGCGAAGTGTGATCGTAAACGTGATGTTCTTTGCCAAAGGC cctCAAGAGAGAGGATAGATAAAAAGCCTATCCCAGTTTACGTAGAAGAATGTTTTTACTGGATAGGATTCCACCCACTTACATGGATTCAAGCTCAGCTGTCATGTAAAGAATTAAATGCATCACTCGTTATACTAAATTCTTCAAGAATTCTTAATCATATGATGTCTCTGATGGAAGACAATAAAAAAG ACCTCCGGCATATCTGGACTGATGGCCGACGTAAATTGTCGACATTCAATGACACGACGCTTTGGAGATGGACTTGGGAAAGTACCGGCGAGCTAATTTCCGAAATAGATGCAAGCTTTGTTCCATGGTGTTTAGCTAATCAATGTCACAATAATGACGCAAATTGCTTGAACTTGGATCACGCGGATTACACCCCCATCATATATGGGCTAAACTGCAATCAAAgtcaaatgtatatttgtcAACCTC GATCAGCAGCCTGTCTGCCTCGCAGATcgaacttgaatacgagttatgCAGTACCAAGTAACAACGACTTGCCtcaaacattttcattttcgaAGACAACAGCATCTTATTACGATAAAGCAAATAATCAAAAGTCTGTTCATACTACTTTGTTTATAAGTACGAATCATAGCTCTTGA
- the LOC140666938 gene encoding macrophage mannose receptor 1-like isoform X2: MLTIVFFLFYFIVPNLSSNDFTTHIFVDDNVEYIFCGYRVTWDEARVICLSYKAELATVDTDRKVQTAIHAIVDNNLPIYDNLWIGGREESPGVWFWISNGNKMILKSAPYRNVSLWYPNSSNEDLQQCLSIDRLHHDVSILVPLRCNQRRSFICQRDRDQSNGKSTKMVGSIRTDEEEFILYSTRLTWPEAVVHCQKEGLHIAEVKTMSQAQSLAFLMIRTRPESIENAWIGGYATANMWKWLSSGSNISNNDLWRNYNRELHGCLLLDRHMCEIPVYLEAKCDRKRDVLCQRPSRERIDKKPIPVYVEECFYWIGFHPLTWIQAQLSCKELNASLVILNSSRILNHMMSLMEDNKKDLRHIWTDGRRKLSTFNDTTLWRWTWESTGELISEIDASFVPWCLANQCHNNDANCLNLDHADYTPIIYGLNCNQSQMYICQPRSAACLPRRSNLNTSYAVPSNNDLPQTFSFSKTTASYYDKANNQKSVHTTLFISTNHSS, from the exons ATGTTAACGATCGTTTTTTTCCTGTTCTATTTCATAGTGCCAA ATTTATCATCGAATGACTTCACCACGCATATTTTTGTGGATGACAATGTAGAATATATCTTTTGCGGATATCGTGTAACTTGGGACGAGGCTCGAGTAATTTGTTTGAGTTATAAAGCCGAGCTTGCGACAGTGGATACTGATCGAAAGGTGCAAACTGCAATTCACGCGATTGTCGATAATAATTTGC CGATTTACGATAATCTATGGATTGGAGGACGGGAAGAGTCACCCGGTGTCTGGTTCTGGATCTCAAATGGAAATAAGATGATTCTGAAAAGCGCACCATATCGAAATGTCAGTTTATGGTACCCGAATTCTTCTAATGAAGATTTACAACAGTGCCTGAGCATAGATAGATTGCATCACGATGTATCAATTTTGGTTCCATTGCGGTGCAATCAAAGAAGATCCTTTATCTGTCAAAGAg atagagaTCAATCCAACGGTAAAAGCACCAAAATGGTGGGTTCCATTCGTACGGATGAGGaagaattcattttatattcaacAAGACTCACTTGGCCGGAAGCTGTTGTTCACTGTCAAAAAGAGGGTTTGCATATTGCTGAAGTCAAAACAATGTCACAAGCTCAATCATTGGCATTCCTCATGATACGAACTCGACCTG AATCGATTGAGAATGCATGGATTGGCGGATATGCGACCGCAAATATGTGGAAGTGGTTATCGTCTGGCagtaatatttcgaataatgattTATGGAGAAACTACAATAGGGAATTGCATGGTTGTCTTTTGCTGGATAGACACATGTGTGAAATACCGGTTTATTTGGAGGCGAAGTGTGATCGTAAACGTGATGTTCTTTGCCAAAGGC cctCAAGAGAGAGGATAGATAAAAAGCCTATCCCAGTTTACGTAGAAGAATGTTTTTACTGGATAGGATTCCACCCACTTACATGGATTCAAGCTCAGCTGTCATGTAAAGAATTAAATGCATCACTCGTTATACTAAATTCTTCAAGAATTCTTAATCATATGATGTCTCTGATGGAAGACAATAAAAAAG ACCTCCGGCATATCTGGACTGATGGCCGACGTAAATTGTCGACATTCAATGACACGACGCTTTGGAGATGGACTTGGGAAAGTACCGGCGAGCTAATTTCCGAAATAGATGCAAGCTTTGTTCCATGGTGTTTAGCTAATCAATGTCACAATAATGACGCAAATTGCTTGAACTTGGATCACGCGGATTACACCCCCATCATATATGGGCTAAACTGCAATCAAAgtcaaatgtatatttgtcAACCTC GATCAGCAGCCTGTCTGCCTCGCAGATcgaacttgaatacgagttatgCAGTACCAAGTAACAACGACTTGCCtcaaacattttcattttcgaAGACAACAGCATCTTATTACGATAAAGCAAATAATCAAAAGTCTGTTCATACTACTTTGTTTATAAGTACGAATCATAGCTCTTGA
- the Or gene encoding AP-3 complex subunit sigma-2 isoform X2 codes for MYIHANEDMQQQIIKETFQLVSKRDDNVCNFLEGGSLIGGSDYKLIYRHYATLYFVFCVDSSESELGILDLIQVFVETLDKCFENVCELDLIFHVDKVHYILNELVMGGMVLETNMTEILTRIEDQNKLEKQEAGITAAPARAVSAVKNMNIPQQIKDMKLPDLPQAIKDLKF; via the exons atgtacatacatgcg AACGAGGATATGCAACAGCAGATAATAAAAGAGACATTTCAGCTTGTCTCCAAGAGAGATGACAATGTATGTAATTTCTTGGAAGGTGGTAGTCTGATTGGTGGCTCCGACTATAAGTTGATCTATCGACACTACGCTACGCTTTATTTCGTGTTCTGTGTTGATAGTTCAGAATCAGAGCTTGGAATCCTAGACTTAATACAAGTCTTTGTCGAAACCTTGGACAAATGCTTTGAAAATGTGTGTGAACTTGATCTCATTTTTCACGTAGACAAAGTTCATTATATACTCAACGAATTGGTGATGGGTGGTATGGTTCTTGAAACCAACATGACTGAGATTCTCACAAGGATCGAGGATCAAAACAAGTTAGAAAAGCAAGAG GCGGGAATCACAGCAGCGCCCGCGCGTGCTGTCTCGGCCGTGAAGAACATGAATATACCGCAACAAATAAAGGATATGAAGCTGCCTGACTTGCCGCAAGCTATAAAAGATCTCAAATTCTGA
- the LOC140672278 gene encoding beta-1,3-galactosyltransferase 1 isoform X1: MCVIITSQHVNINNMQMLRVHKDVYTYSEKMDRLRLLPMDLPAITVNSNGSIKGKTSFVRRLAIGFVILAILGLLYVPAYHSAQTPFLGLGETQSPAESLGSSHLVASMAQLPGWSHNTSRNLCSYIHPENTTSILSPTSICSLPPYLLIIICSAVANQEARAAIRSTWANKYNLDNLYNSTVKIAFLLGQSDNDTLNNLIVEENSQYNDIVQERFFDTYNNLTLKSVMMLKWVTSNCDKAKYLMKTDDDMFVNIPLLLQTLHSRTQPETLLGSLICNARPILDPKNKWYTPKYMYSEKTYPNYLSGTGYVMSMSVASKLYQAALITPLLHLEDVYITGLCARRAKIRPVNHPGFSYIPRKIDPCVLRNAITTHKVNASNMYVIWVKINNTNVSCNNRTRSDRKTITLSRSGRNAGYYVFKRKAINKCV, translated from the exons ATGTGTGTCATTATAACTTCACAACatgtcaatataaataatatgcaaatgtTAAGGGTACATAAGGATGTTTATACTTATAGTGAAAAG ATGGATAGATTGCGACTACTGCCTATGGATTTGCCCGCAATCACTGTCAATAGTAATGGCAGCATTAAAGGCAAGACATCTTTTGTTCGACGATTGGCAATAGGATTTGTAATTCTGGCCATACTGGGTCTTTTATATGTGCCAGCATACCATTCCGCTCAGACTCCATTCTTAGGCTTAGGTGAGACACAGTCTCCTGCAGAATCTCTTGGCAGTTCACATTTGGTAGCATCTATGG cgCAATTACCTGGATGGTCACATAATACATCAAGAAATCTCTGTTCTTATATTCATCCAGAGAATACAACGTCAATTCTCAGTCCTACGAGCATTTGTTCATTACCACCAtacttgttaataattatatgctcGGCAGTCGCAAATCAAGAGGCCCGTGCCGCCATTAGGAGCACTTGggctaataaatataacttagataatttgtataattctaCAGTTAAAATAGCATTCTTATTAGGGCAAAGTGACAATGACACACTCAAT AATTTGATTGTTGAGGAAAATTCtcaatataatgatattgtaCAAGAACGCTTCTTTGATACATATAACAATCTGACATTGAAATCAGTTATGATGTTGAAATGGGTGACATCAAATTGCGATAAAGCTAAATACCTCATGAAAACAGACGACGATATGTTTGTAAACATTCCATTGCTCCTGCAAACATTACACTCGAGAACGCAGCCAGAAACTCTCTTAGGTTCTCTCATTTGTAATGCTAGACCAATATTGGATCCCAAAAACAAGTG GTATACACCAAAGTACATGTATTCGGAGAAAACATATCCAAATTATTTGTCAGGTACAGGATATGTTATGAGCATGAGTGTGGCATCGAAATTATATCAAGCAGCGTTGATAACACCATTGTTACACTTGGAAGACGTTTACATTACGGGTTTATGCGCGAGACGCGCAAAGATCCGACCCGTCAATCATCCTGGCTTTAGTTATATACCTCGCAAGATAGATCCCTGTGTACTCAGGAACGCCATAACCACGCACAAGGTTAACGCGTCTAATATGTATGTGATTTGGGTGAAAATAAACAACACGAATGTTTCCTGCAATAATCGTACTCGTAGTGATCGAAAAACGATCACTCTGAGCAGAAGCGGCAGGAATGCCGGCTATTACgtctttaaaagaaaagctATAAACAAATGCGTTTAA
- the Or gene encoding AP-3 complex subunit sigma-2 isoform X1, with the protein MIKAILVFNNHGKPRLSKFYQYFNEDMQQQIIKETFQLVSKRDDNVCNFLEGGSLIGGSDYKLIYRHYATLYFVFCVDSSESELGILDLIQVFVETLDKCFENVCELDLIFHVDKVHYILNELVMGGMVLETNMTEILTRIEDQNKLEKQEAGITAAPARAVSAVKNMNIPQQIKDMKLPDLPQAIKDLKF; encoded by the exons ATGATTAAGgcaattttagtttttaataaccATGGGAAACCTCGTCTTTCCAAGTTTTATCAGTACTTT AACGAGGATATGCAACAGCAGATAATAAAAGAGACATTTCAGCTTGTCTCCAAGAGAGATGACAATGTATGTAATTTCTTGGAAGGTGGTAGTCTGATTGGTGGCTCCGACTATAAGTTGATCTATCGACACTACGCTACGCTTTATTTCGTGTTCTGTGTTGATAGTTCAGAATCAGAGCTTGGAATCCTAGACTTAATACAAGTCTTTGTCGAAACCTTGGACAAATGCTTTGAAAATGTGTGTGAACTTGATCTCATTTTTCACGTAGACAAAGTTCATTATATACTCAACGAATTGGTGATGGGTGGTATGGTTCTTGAAACCAACATGACTGAGATTCTCACAAGGATCGAGGATCAAAACAAGTTAGAAAAGCAAGAG GCGGGAATCACAGCAGCGCCCGCGCGTGCTGTCTCGGCCGTGAAGAACATGAATATACCGCAACAAATAAAGGATATGAAGCTGCCTGACTTGCCGCAAGCTATAAAAGATCTCAAATTCTGA
- the LOC140672360 gene encoding GATA zinc finger domain-containing protein 1 — translation MPLGNKPECTKCGTRETPLWHSTDAGNLCNACLEDERNAEASSSSKADEEDKSGSLKPRRSTRITRYCNVKATGPHKVIPKGKGRRNLFKKTPVKAPTATATPVTSNFVFYKGTYFQVGDIVSMQDIDGGIYYAQIRGLLTDQYCEKSAAVTWLLPTTASPPPEEGFIPETYIIGPEEDLPRKLECMEFVMHAPSDYFKLKNTPYPPMLTEKGIGYIWTTLRNEIALSKK, via the exons ATGCCGCTTGGTAACAAGCCAGAATGCACAAAATGTGGGACTCGTGAGACCCCGTTGTGGCATTCGACCGATGCTGGAAACTTGTGCAACGCTTGCTTGGAAGACGAGCGTAATGCCGAGGCGAGTTCGTCCTCCAAGGCAGACGAGGAGGATAAGAGTGGCTCCCTAAAACCTAGAAGAAGCACGAGGATCACGAGATATTGCAATGTGAAGGCCACAGGACCGCATAAGGTTATACCTAAAGGCAAGGGCCGCAGGAACTTGTTTAAGAAAACG CCAGTCAAAGCACCCACTGCTACTGCAACTCCAGTCACtagtaattttgtattttataaaggcACATATTTTCAAGTTGGAGATATAGTTTCTATGCAAGATATAGATGGTGGTATTTATTACGCTCAGATACGTGGTTTATTGACGGATCAATATTGTGAAAAGAGCGCTGCTGTTACTTGGTTATTGCCCACTACAGCAAG ccCACCACCAGAAGAAGGTTTCATTCCTGAAACTTACATAATTGGACCAGAAGAAGATTTACCTCGCAAATTAGAGTGTATGGAATTTGTTATGCATGCTCCGTCAgattattttaagttaaagaACACACCCTATCCACCTATGCTTACGGAAAAAGGAATCGGTTACATATGGACAACTCTTAGAAATGAAATAGCTCTGtctaaaaaatga
- the LOC140668435 gene encoding uncharacterized protein: MANFAKAQLLKYGWKEGKGLGKNENGLTEALKPTLKFDHAGVGYSEINSEHWWETLYDNAAKNVKVDLHDNKVSLSTIDDLNVIDNWNTVSSKKSKKTEQHKYGNFLKTSTLYNGHLIQDTSVDKKESTSKDFVCIPMMDEQLCESDDDIIAHKTARQDLLSGKLERIAQQDRLFLNVGIDNVSQLDTGLVKEKTMTHRKTGVELDTEESDNPEESQGIIDDQNTSQHETKDHVIRVYSKSARKNHKKRLNKLTQQFSICSLKKNIHSEYNSSYDEELARFKKEFKSQLDIKSKKCNKRKRKNKQKKSFELCVEQNQACVNIQQHTTLNIEDKLNYKTDRSDLYWFKPRKRESLQHRHICQSPKNPVTSSLNNLNNKANKTIEIFSMRKKKNMNIEQEIQEQTTTGWKYFDVGKEDLNQSPIKCYSLYHSLYYNRLAASSKISFCKSLSTSSTEGQSHVNNSDDKLHNKDKKIRRKSHQQKQKKQLEKVINPVNFCTDDLNTVIKKLTTFDLTEEVSANAFKKKLTQTHRTSV, translated from the exons atgGCTAATTTTGCGAAAGCGCAACTTCTAAAGTATGGTTGGAAAGAAG GGAAAGGACTTGGTAAAAATGAGAACGGCCTTACAGAAGCCTTAAAACCAACATTAAAATTCGATCATGCGGGTGTAGGATATAGTGAAATCAACTCGGAACACTGGTGGGAAACGTTGTACGACAATGCTGCCAAAAATGTCAAAGTCGACTTGCATGACAACAAAGTTTCTTTGTCTACAATTGACGATTTAAATGTGATCGATAATTGGAATACTGTTTCTTCTAAGAAAAGCAAAAAGACTGAACAACATAAATAtggaaattttctaaaaacatCTACTCTTTACAATGGTCATTTAATACAAGATACTTCTGTAGACAAAAAAGAAAGTACCTCAAAAGATTTTGTATGTATTCCAATGATGGATGAACAACTATGTGAATCAGATGATGATATAATAGCGCACAAAACAGCAAGACAGGATCTGTTAAGTGGAAAACTTGAGAGAATTGCACAACAAGATAgattatttctaaatgtaGGCATTGACAATGTTTCTCAGCTAGATACAGGTCTAGTTAAAGAGAAGACTATGACTCATAGGAAGACAGGTGTAGAATTAGATACAGAGGAGAGTGACAATCCAGAAGAGAGTCAAGGAATTATTGATGACCAAAACACATCGCAACATGAAACTAAAGATCATGTTATCAGAGTGTATTCCAAGAGTGCAagaaaaaatcacaaaaaaagattaaataaattgacacaGCAATTTAGCATTTGCagtctaaagaaaaatatacattcagAGTATAATTCTTCATATGATGAAGAATTagcaagatttaaaaaagaattcaaaTCACAACTAGATATAAAATCCAAAAAGtgtaataagagaaaaagaaaaaataagcaaaagaaaagttttgaaTTATGTGTTGAACAGAATCAAGCGTGTGTTAATATTCAACAACATACAACATTAAACATAGAAGATAAACTGAATTATAAAACAGATAGATCAGATTTATATTGGTTTAAACCAAGGAAGCGAGAAAGTTTACAACACAGACATATTTGTCAAAGTCCAAAAAATCCAGTTACTTCAAgtttaaataacttaaataataaagctaataagactatagaaatattttcaatgcgtaagaaaaaaaatatgaatatcgaACAAGAAATACAAGAACAGACAACAACAGGatggaaatattttgatgttgGCAAAGAAGACCTCAATCAATCACCAATAAAATGCTATTCATTATAtcattcattatattataatagattagcTGCATCTTCcaaaatatcattttgtaaATCCCTTTCTACAAGTTCAACTGAAGGCCAATCGCATGTAAACAATTCAGATGataaattacacaataaagacaaaaaaataagaagaaaatcaCACCagcagaaacaaaaaaaacaattggAGAAAGTTATCAATCCGGTAAATTTTTGCACAGATGACTTAAACACTGTAATAAAAAAGCTAACAACATTTGATCTTACAGAAGAGGTAAGtgcaaatgcatttaaaaaaaagctcaCTCAAACTCATCGTACatcagtttaa
- the LOC140666938 gene encoding C-type mannose receptor 2-like isoform X3 — protein MLTIVFFLFYFIVPSQIIAQFLNLSSNDFTTHIFVDDNVEYIFCGYRVTWDEARVICLSYKAELATVDTDRKVQTAIHAIVDNNLPIYDNLWIGGREESPGVWFWISNGNKMILKSAPYRNVSLWYPNSSNEDLQQCLSIDRLHHDVSILVPLRCNQRRSFICQRDRDQSNGKSTKMVGSIRTDEEEFILYSTRLTWPEAVVHCQKEGLHIAEVKTMSQAQSLAFLMIRTRPESIENAWIGGYATANMWKWLSSGSNISNNDLWRNYNRELHGCLLLDRHMCEIPVYLEAKCDRKRDVLCQRPSRERIDKKPIPVYVEECFYWIGFHPLTWIQAQLSCKELNASLVILNSSRILNHMMSLMEDNKKDLRHIWTDGRRKLSTFNDTTLWRWTWESTGELISEIDASFVPWCLANQCHNNDANCLNLDHADYTPIIYGLNCNQSQMYICQPQGKVKYKALVERYS, from the exons ATGTTAACGATCGTTTTTTTCCTGTTCTATTTCATAGTGCCAAGTCAGATTATCGCGCAATTTTTGA ATTTATCATCGAATGACTTCACCACGCATATTTTTGTGGATGACAATGTAGAATATATCTTTTGCGGATATCGTGTAACTTGGGACGAGGCTCGAGTAATTTGTTTGAGTTATAAAGCCGAGCTTGCGACAGTGGATACTGATCGAAAGGTGCAAACTGCAATTCACGCGATTGTCGATAATAATTTGC CGATTTACGATAATCTATGGATTGGAGGACGGGAAGAGTCACCCGGTGTCTGGTTCTGGATCTCAAATGGAAATAAGATGATTCTGAAAAGCGCACCATATCGAAATGTCAGTTTATGGTACCCGAATTCTTCTAATGAAGATTTACAACAGTGCCTGAGCATAGATAGATTGCATCACGATGTATCAATTTTGGTTCCATTGCGGTGCAATCAAAGAAGATCCTTTATCTGTCAAAGAg atagagaTCAATCCAACGGTAAAAGCACCAAAATGGTGGGTTCCATTCGTACGGATGAGGaagaattcattttatattcaacAAGACTCACTTGGCCGGAAGCTGTTGTTCACTGTCAAAAAGAGGGTTTGCATATTGCTGAAGTCAAAACAATGTCACAAGCTCAATCATTGGCATTCCTCATGATACGAACTCGACCTG AATCGATTGAGAATGCATGGATTGGCGGATATGCGACCGCAAATATGTGGAAGTGGTTATCGTCTGGCagtaatatttcgaataatgattTATGGAGAAACTACAATAGGGAATTGCATGGTTGTCTTTTGCTGGATAGACACATGTGTGAAATACCGGTTTATTTGGAGGCGAAGTGTGATCGTAAACGTGATGTTCTTTGCCAAAGGC cctCAAGAGAGAGGATAGATAAAAAGCCTATCCCAGTTTACGTAGAAGAATGTTTTTACTGGATAGGATTCCACCCACTTACATGGATTCAAGCTCAGCTGTCATGTAAAGAATTAAATGCATCACTCGTTATACTAAATTCTTCAAGAATTCTTAATCATATGATGTCTCTGATGGAAGACAATAAAAAAG ACCTCCGGCATATCTGGACTGATGGCCGACGTAAATTGTCGACATTCAATGACACGACGCTTTGGAGATGGACTTGGGAAAGTACCGGCGAGCTAATTTCCGAAATAGATGCAAGCTTTGTTCCATGGTGTTTAGCTAATCAATGTCACAATAATGACGCAAATTGCTTGAACTTGGATCACGCGGATTACACCCCCATCATATATGGGCTAAACTGCAATCAAAgtcaaatgtatatttgtcAACCTC aggGGAAAGTTAAATACAAAGCTCTAGTCGAGAGATATTCATGA
- the LOC140672278 gene encoding beta-1,3-galactosyltransferase 1 isoform X2 — MDRLRLLPMDLPAITVNSNGSIKGKTSFVRRLAIGFVILAILGLLYVPAYHSAQTPFLGLGETQSPAESLGSSHLVASMAQLPGWSHNTSRNLCSYIHPENTTSILSPTSICSLPPYLLIIICSAVANQEARAAIRSTWANKYNLDNLYNSTVKIAFLLGQSDNDTLNNLIVEENSQYNDIVQERFFDTYNNLTLKSVMMLKWVTSNCDKAKYLMKTDDDMFVNIPLLLQTLHSRTQPETLLGSLICNARPILDPKNKWYTPKYMYSEKTYPNYLSGTGYVMSMSVASKLYQAALITPLLHLEDVYITGLCARRAKIRPVNHPGFSYIPRKIDPCVLRNAITTHKVNASNMYVIWVKINNTNVSCNNRTRSDRKTITLSRSGRNAGYYVFKRKAINKCV, encoded by the exons ATGGATAGATTGCGACTACTGCCTATGGATTTGCCCGCAATCACTGTCAATAGTAATGGCAGCATTAAAGGCAAGACATCTTTTGTTCGACGATTGGCAATAGGATTTGTAATTCTGGCCATACTGGGTCTTTTATATGTGCCAGCATACCATTCCGCTCAGACTCCATTCTTAGGCTTAGGTGAGACACAGTCTCCTGCAGAATCTCTTGGCAGTTCACATTTGGTAGCATCTATGG cgCAATTACCTGGATGGTCACATAATACATCAAGAAATCTCTGTTCTTATATTCATCCAGAGAATACAACGTCAATTCTCAGTCCTACGAGCATTTGTTCATTACCACCAtacttgttaataattatatgctcGGCAGTCGCAAATCAAGAGGCCCGTGCCGCCATTAGGAGCACTTGggctaataaatataacttagataatttgtataattctaCAGTTAAAATAGCATTCTTATTAGGGCAAAGTGACAATGACACACTCAAT AATTTGATTGTTGAGGAAAATTCtcaatataatgatattgtaCAAGAACGCTTCTTTGATACATATAACAATCTGACATTGAAATCAGTTATGATGTTGAAATGGGTGACATCAAATTGCGATAAAGCTAAATACCTCATGAAAACAGACGACGATATGTTTGTAAACATTCCATTGCTCCTGCAAACATTACACTCGAGAACGCAGCCAGAAACTCTCTTAGGTTCTCTCATTTGTAATGCTAGACCAATATTGGATCCCAAAAACAAGTG GTATACACCAAAGTACATGTATTCGGAGAAAACATATCCAAATTATTTGTCAGGTACAGGATATGTTATGAGCATGAGTGTGGCATCGAAATTATATCAAGCAGCGTTGATAACACCATTGTTACACTTGGAAGACGTTTACATTACGGGTTTATGCGCGAGACGCGCAAAGATCCGACCCGTCAATCATCCTGGCTTTAGTTATATACCTCGCAAGATAGATCCCTGTGTACTCAGGAACGCCATAACCACGCACAAGGTTAACGCGTCTAATATGTATGTGATTTGGGTGAAAATAAACAACACGAATGTTTCCTGCAATAATCGTACTCGTAGTGATCGAAAAACGATCACTCTGAGCAGAAGCGGCAGGAATGCCGGCTATTACgtctttaaaagaaaagctATAAACAAATGCGTTTAA